The Desulfovibrio psychrotolerans genomic interval CCGCCATTGGTCCATGGATTCCTACAAATTCGCCTTCGAGATTCTGGAACACGCCCATGTGGGGGTGACGCCGGGGATCGATTTCGGACAGGGAGCCGAGGGATATATCCGTTTCTCCTACGCCAACTCGCTGGAAAACATAAACGAGGGCATGAACAGGCTGGAGGCATTTATCCGTGAACGCTACGGCGATGTCCGGGCTCCGGGCAGGTAGCGGAGGCGGGGATGGCGGCGCATGCGGACGAATATGCCCGGTTTGCCGCGTACTATGATGCGCTGCTGAATCCTTTTCTGGACCGGGTGCGCGAACGTGTGGCCCGTATCTGCCGCGGGCACGGAGCGGCGCGGGTGGTGGATGTGTGCTGCGGTACGGCGCGACAGGCCGTTTTTCTGCAGAGGCACGGCATTGCCTGCGTGGGGGCCGACCTTTCCTTTTCCATGCTGAAGGCAGGTGCGGGGCCAGATAAAAGCGCGTGCGAACAGACTGACGCGCGGGCGTGTATGGGACCGGATACGCGCACGCCGGGACGGGCAGCGGCGGGAGAGCCTGCGCGGGATGGTGCAGGTTCCGGCAAACGTCTGCCCGGGCTTGTTCTTGCAGATGCCGTCCGCCTGCCCTTTGCGGACAATGCTTTTGACGCCGCCCTGCTCAGCTTTGCCCTGCACGAGAAGCCCCGGGGCACTGCCCACGCCATTTTTGCCGAAGCCCTGCGCGTTGCCCCGCTGTGCATCATAACGGATTACACCATGGCGGAGCGCAATCTGGAACTGCCCGGACAATGGCTCATGGCGGTGCCGGAACGGCTAGTGGGCGGGGAACACTGGCGCAACTATCGGATGTTCATGCAGTCCGGGGCTGTGCAGGGATTGCTGTTCCGCACTTCCGGCGTGCGGTTGCTGCACCGTGAGCACCTGTTTATGGGCGGAGCGGGTATCTTTGTGCTGGAGAGGGAAGAAGCCGGGCAGGAGCCTGCGCTGCAATGAGCCCCTTGCGGCATCGCGCGATTTCATACCCTCTGGCGTAGCGCCGTAGGCACACCTTGTCAGGCTGCGCTGCCGTTTGTTCCGTCAGCGTATGGTGGGGCAGGTGCCGCCGCGCAGTTGCTGGTACAGGTCCATGCAGTCGCGGGCCATGAAGTCCGGCTGTTCTGCCGCCAGCAGCCCGTGCGGTGTGCTGCCGCTGGCAACCCCCGCCGTAAGGGTGCCGCCCGCCTTGCCCGTGGCAATATCCATAGGATGGTCGCCCACCATCAGGCTCCGTTCCGGCGGAGTGCCCGTGTGCGCAAGCGCGCGCAGGAGGTGGTCCGGGTGCGGCTTGACCTGCGGAACATCTTCCCGCGTGAGCAGGCAGGCGCAGTAGTCCAGCACGTCCGGAAAGACGGCGAGTACCGCTTTGCGGCAGTTGCGGGTGATAACCGCCGTGGCGATGCCATCTTCCCGCAAGGCGTCAAGCATGGCCCGTGTCCACGGGAACAGGGCACCTTTACCTGCCGCATCCACCTCCACATCCTCAATGGCCTGACGCGCGTTGCGCAGCATATTATCCGCCGTGACGGGGCAGATCCGGGCCATGTGTCTGTGGGCGGTTTCCAGCCATTCCAGCATGGGGCGTCCGTCATCGGCGGGCAGCGTGGGGGACATGCCGGAAGCGAAGGGATGCGCCGTTCGTGCTGATCGGTCCGCAACGGCGCGGGCTGCGTGCATGGCCCGCTGGCGCATGACGCCGAAGTCCAGCGTCAGGTGGGCAAGGGTGCCGTCAAAATCAAAAATCATCGCTTGCACGCAGGTCTTCATTTGTCGTATCCCTTCCGGAACAATCAGAAAAATTTCTTCGCTCGCCGTAACGCCGTGGAGATGGCCGTGCGCCTGCCTGTATTGGAAGACAGGGTGTGGCAGCCGGTCTGGGTATACCGAGTCCGTCAGGCCCGCAACGCCGGGCCAAGCGCGTAACTCCTCCTCTTCCACCGCCGCGTTGCCTGTGCAGGGAGGTGCCATGGAGCCGGAACAAGACGCAGACCCGCATGTCGGAGAAGCCGCCGTGTACGACGTGGGCATCGTGGGGGGTGGTCCCGCCGGGGCCACAGCCGCCTTGTGCGCGGCCCGCAGGGGGCTTTCCGTCATTGTGCTGGAAGCATGCCCCGTGCCGCGCCGCAAGCTGTGCGGCGGTCTGTTGTCCCGCAAGACCATGGACATAGTCAAGCGCCTGTATAATGCCTCTGCCGCTGACCTGACGGAGGGCGGTATCATCAACTACTCCTCGGCGGGATACGAGATTCATTTCGGCGGGGTTCTTCTGTGCTGCGACCGGTATGATTACCCGTTCCATTTTACCGAACGTGCGGTGTTTGACGCGTGGCTGCTGGAAAAAGCCCGGAAGGCGGGAGCGGCCGTACGGACCGGAACGCCCGTGCGTGCGGTGGATATTGATGCCGGAGTGCTGACGCTGGCCGGTGGCGGCACGGTACGTTGCCGCTATATTGTGGGCGCGGATGGGGCTAACAGCGTGGTGCGCAAAGCCTTTGGCGTGGACAGGCGGCAGTGGTCGCGGGGAGTGGCTTCCACGGTGGAGGTGCGTATTCCCCGCAGCGAGTATCCGCGGCGCGTGGAGCACCCGGAGGTGCACGTGGGGCCTGTGCCGGAAGGGTACGGATGGGTGTTTCCCAACCGTGATGCCGTGGTGGTGGGGCTGGGAGGCAGACCTGCCGAAGGGCAGAACCTGGCGCGTCTGTTCCGGGATTTTTTGGAAACGCTGGGAGTCCGGGATGTTTCCGGCATGGCATTTCGCGGGCACCCGTTGCCGCTGGGCAATCCGCTCGCAAGTCTGACTTGTGGCAGAGGGCTGCTGGCGGGAGACGCGGGGGGGCTGGTGGAGCCCGTGTTCGGTGAGGGCATTTATTTTGCCATCCGTTCAGGGGAGGCAGCGGCGCAGAGCGTTACAGAGGCCCTGCACGGCGGGGCCCCTATCCATTCCGGCTATGCAGGGGCGTTGCGGCGGGATGTGTGCGCCGAAATAGCGAGCTCGCGGCGGATGCAGCGCCTGATTTTTCTACTGGACCGCAACGGCCTGAACCCGCTGGTTAAATGGGGTATCCGCAGGGGACGGCGTGTGCTGCTGGATGTTATCCACGGCAGACGTTCCTTCCAGTTTTTTCGCAAGCTGGCGTAGGCGGGCGTTCTGCACAGGTTTTGCGGGAGTTTTCCTGAAACGTTCGGCACAGGTACGGGGTGGGGGGATACCTGCGGGGCCCTTATGGGGTGGGGACTATCAGCGTGTTGGGATGAAAAGCTGCCCACGCGAACCACATGCTGTCCATGGAAGCCACCGGACGCAACGAATTGCCACGCAATACGCCTATCAGGGCTTCGCCGTCATAGGACCACTCCGTGCGGGTGCCCGCGTCCAGAAGTTTGCCATCCGGGGCGATGAAGTCCGCTGTTTTTCCGCTCACTTCGCGTTCGTACACGCGCACGGTATCCAGATTCCTGTCCCACACCGCCACCATAGGAGTGACGCCTGCCGAAAAATTCACCACGCCGTCCCGGCGCACCAAGGAGTGCGGCAGGGCGATGGGCAGGTCGTCCGCCAGCAGGGCGGCAATGCGTTCCTTGGGATGCAGGCGCGGGTCCGTGTGCAGCACGGGGTAGGTGATGTGCTGGTTGTGGTAGTAGGAGTCGCGCTGGGAGTACGAACCGTAGGGGTCGGTGCCGTAGCGGCGGTTGTAGCCCGTGGAGCGCGAAAGGACCATGGCGTTGGGGTAGGCGCGCGCTGCACGTTGCCATGTGGTCCACAGCAGGGGGAAGCGGTCGAGCCCAGTGCCCGCAAGCGGTCCCTTAACGGCAATGCCATACAGTTGCGGCCACAGGCTGCCGGTGGCGCGGTCGAAGAGTACCGAATTGGCGTTGAGCATGGAGCCTGAGACCCCGAAGCTGGTCTCGAAGCGGCCCGCCCTGCCGTGGTAGCCGACAAGGCTGCCGGAAAGCGGGCTATAGGTGATGCTGTAGAGGATGCCGTCCACCTCTTCGTTCACCACCTCATGGTAGACCATGATGCGCTGCGGGTAGATGCGTACGCCGCCGGGAAAACGGGCCACAAAAACCTGCTCGTCGCTGTTCAGGCTTAAGGAGGCGCTGGGTACGTTCACGTAGGCAGGTTTGGAGAGCGAGGGAATATGGTCGAATTTCAGTCCCGTATCCACCACGGCTTCTGCGAGACGGCGCAGGGTGGCTGTATCCGGCCTTTGGGCGTGGGCAGGAAGAGGCGATGCCGAAACGGCGGCAAGGGTAAGCAGGCACATTGCCGTGATCAGGACGCGCCGCAGGGCCGGACCATGTTTCCGGAGCACCCGCTGGCGGGCAGTGCAGGCGCGGAGACGTGCCGAAAAAAAAGTGGCGTGCCGGGGGGGCGGGGTGGTTTGCAAGTATGAAATCATTTGGTATCGTGCCTCCTTGGCGAAGAGTACTGCAACCGGCGCAGTGAGGCAACGGGGAGTTGCGACGCGGACTTTCCGGCGTGCTTTTCGGTGCTCAGGTTTCCGGTTCGGGGGCGGGCTTTTACTCAGGAAAACGAGGTTTGTGTCATGAGTGCTTCCATGAACGTGCTGGTTTGCGGCGGGGCGGGGTACATAGGCTCCCATATGGTGAAGGTGCTGCAGGAGCACGGGCACAATCCCGTGGTGTTTGACAATCTTTCCACGGGCCATGCCGAGTCTATACCGGAAGAAATGCTCGTGCGCGGAGATCTGCGCGATATTTCATCGTTGCGCCGCGTGTTTGCCGAGCATTCCTTTGACGCGGTAATGCACTTTGCCGCCCGCAGCATTGTTGCCGAATCGGTGGAAAAGCCTGCGGAATATTACGAGAACAACGTGGCAGGTACCCTGAACCTGCTGAATGCCATGATGGAAGAGGGCGTGCGGCGGTTTGTGTTTTCTTCCACGGCGGCGGTATACGGTAATCCGCTTGGCGGAGACGGCGCGGCAGCGTCCTCTGCGCGGTTGATTGACGAGGAGCACTCCGTGGCGCCGCTCAACCCCTACGGGCGCACCAAGCTGCATGTGGAACAGGCCCTGCGTGACTTTGCGCCGGCCTACGGCCTGCGGTCAGTGAGTCTGCGGTATTTCAACGCCGCAGGGGCGGACCCTTCCGGCGAGATTGGCGAATCACATGAGCCTGAGACGCACCTTATTCCCAACATTCTGCGGGCTGCTCTGGGCACGGGGCCTGCGCTGCATATTTTCGGAGACGACTACGATACGCCGGACGGCACCTGCGTGCGCGACTACATTCACGTGAACGACCTTGCGGACGCGCACCTGCGCGCTCTGGGGTTCATGCAGGAAGAGCGGGGGGCGCATGTTTTTAATCTGGGCAACGGCAAAGGTTTTTCCGTGCGCGAGGTGCTTGCCGCCGCCTGCGAGGTGACGGGAAAGAGCATTCCGCATGAGGTTTCTCCCCGGCGTTCCGGTGATGCCGCCGTACTGGTGGCAGATAGCGCCAAGGCCCGGCGGGTGCTGGGCTGGCAACCGCGCTATGTCGACCTGAGGGAACTTATGGAAACCGCATGGCGGTGGCACGGCGCGCAGCGGTATTAGCCTCCTGCCGGATGTGTTGTTTTTTCAGGGCGTGTACCGTGAAGGTGCGCGCCTTTTCATATTGTGCGGCACATAACACCCTCGCGCAATTGAATCTGCCCCGTTTGTATGTTGCAGGGCAACGCATCCGTATTCTTTACTGCTGAACAGGGAAGGCGGGCATGGATGCCGCCTGTGCAGGCTGACGGGCTTTTTGGGGGGGCCTCTTAAGTATTCGCCGTGCGGGCCGATATGGTTTGCAGATGGAATCAACCGGCATGGGCGGCCCGCAGGGACGCGGGCGCATCCGGTTCTGTCCGGCCAAGGCCGGAGTCGGGAGGACAGGGATGTCAGGCAATTCACACAGAATATTCATGGCTGCATTGCTTGCGGCTACTTTAGCAGTACCGGCACAGGCGCAGGAGCCATACGTTCCGCAGGGGCATACCCCGGTGATGAACGCGGTGGACTTTGGCGCGCTTTCCTCCGGCAGAGCGGAGCAATTTGACCCCGTGACCGCCATGCGGGTGAGCAAAACGCCGGAAACTGTGATGATGGACGGCATGGCAGTGCCCATGCGCTCCATGCGGACCATAGACAGCGGCATTGTGGTGCCGGACGGTAACGGCGGGCTTATCTGGAGAGAAGGCGCGCGCCCCGAACCGGACCCCTCGCACGTGGCTGCCCGCGAACTGAAGCTGAAGGTGCGCGAGCTTGCGGACCAGTTGCTTTCCAACATCGACCGCAAGTTCATGAAGGGCGTGACCGCCATGCCCGTTTCGCTGGTGAATCAGGACGACTTTGAGGAGAGTTCCTCCTTCGGGCGGTATATGGCCGAAGCGTTGTTCTACGAGTTCAACCAGCGCGGTTTTCCCGTGCGGGAATACCGTGGCGGCGATCTGGTGCTGCGCAAGGGAGAAGGGGAGTTTCTTCTTTCCCGCGCCCAGCAGCAGATATACGTGGACAGCGGCATGACCATGTTCGTGGCGGGAACGTATTATCAGGACAAGCAGAATGTCTTTGTCAACGTGCGTATGTTCCGGGCTGCGGACGGCATGGTCTTGCGCACGGCTCAACTGGTTTTTCCGCAGTCGGACGTTTCCCGGCGCATGCTTGCCAATACGGGCAAACGGCTTGAGGAAACGTATGTAGGCATGAACGATTACGATATGCTTACGCGCGCGTTTGACCTAACCGCCTTTGATCTGGGCGAGGACTTCCACTAGGGGGCGGCCATGCGGAATACGTATTCATCCATGCGCCCGGTGCGCAGTCTGCTCCCCCTGTTGTTTGCGGCATTTCTGGCCGTGGCACCGCTGACGGGCTGTGCCACCTTGTCCGGCATGTTTGCTGAAAAAGAACCTGCCGCGCCGTTGCCCGAACCCACGGACGTGATGGCGGCAGGCTATAACGCCAACGCCCTGCACAACTTTTACATGGGGCGGCAATATGTGGCGCAGGGGCGCTATGAACTGGCGAGGGAGCACTTTCTGCTTGCCATAGCCTCCGCAGACGGCCCGGAACTGCAGGAAAGCCTTACCGCTGAATTGCACGCGGTGGACCGTCTCATACGAACCCTGCGTTGAGGAGAACAGCCATGTTGCACAGTATAGTACGCATTATCGTCATGCTTATCTGTCTGCTGCTCCCGGTGGCGGCATCTGCAGGCATCTTTGATTTCTGGAAGGATGAGCCCAAGGCTCCGCCGGCACCCGCGCCTGTGAATCTGCCGCTTGCAGCGTTCAAGATAGGAGAGGTGCTGGATTCGCAACTGGTTGAGCGGCTTGGTCTGCTGGAAGGGCCTGCCAAAGGCTACACCCTTATAGTGACCACGCCCGTGGATCTGAATAATCTGGAAGCGTCCAGCCCGCTGGGGCGGCAGATGGGCGAGGAACTGGCCCTGTGGTTCGTGCAGTCCGGCTATAAGGTGCAGGAAATCCGCAAGGGCCGCACGGTGCTGTTCGACCCCAAAAACGGTGAGACGCTGCTCACTCGCCGCAGTAACCTGCTGGGGAACGAGAATGTGCGTAGTGCCCTGATTATGGCGACCACCTACTCGCAAACCGCGAAGAACGTGCGCTTTAACGTGCGTCTGCTGCATGCTGCCACCAACGAGGTGGTAGCCATGGCCAGCCAGACTGTGCCCATGAATGCGGAATTACGCACGCTGGTGGCGGAAAGCTCGCCCGTATCGGGCATGCAGGGGATTCCCGGTATGCCGGGTATGTCGGGGG includes:
- a CDS encoding class I SAM-dependent methyltransferase, which gives rise to MAAHADEYARFAAYYDALLNPFLDRVRERVARICRGHGAARVVDVCCGTARQAVFLQRHGIACVGADLSFSMLKAGAGPDKSACEQTDARACMGPDTRTPGRAAAGEPARDGAGSGKRLPGLVLADAVRLPFADNAFDAALLSFALHEKPRGTAHAIFAEALRVAPLCIITDYTMAERNLELPGQWLMAVPERLVGGEHWRNYRMFMQSGAVQGLLFRTSGVRLLHREHLFMGGAGIFVLEREEAGQEPALQ
- the galE gene encoding UDP-glucose 4-epimerase GalE, translating into MSASMNVLVCGGAGYIGSHMVKVLQEHGHNPVVFDNLSTGHAESIPEEMLVRGDLRDISSLRRVFAEHSFDAVMHFAARSIVAESVEKPAEYYENNVAGTLNLLNAMMEEGVRRFVFSSTAAVYGNPLGGDGAAASSARLIDEEHSVAPLNPYGRTKLHVEQALRDFAPAYGLRSVSLRYFNAAGADPSGEIGESHEPETHLIPNILRAALGTGPALHIFGDDYDTPDGTCVRDYIHVNDLADAHLRALGFMQEERGAHVFNLGNGKGFSVREVLAAACEVTGKSIPHEVSPRRSGDAAVLVADSAKARRVLGWQPRYVDLRELMETAWRWHGAQRY
- a CDS encoding FlgO family outer membrane protein, which gives rise to MLHSIVRIIVMLICLLLPVAASAGIFDFWKDEPKAPPAPAPVNLPLAAFKIGEVLDSQLVERLGLLEGPAKGYTLIVTTPVDLNNLEASSPLGRQMGEELALWFVQSGYKVQEIRKGRTVLFDPKNGETLLTRRSNLLGNENVRSALIMATTYSQTAKNVRFNVRLLHAATNEVVAMASQTVPMNAELRTLVAESSPVSGMQGIPGMPGMSGGARNIGIMPSVGTRLP
- a CDS encoding DUF3179 domain-containing protein, which gives rise to MISYLQTTPPPRHATFFSARLRACTARQRVLRKHGPALRRVLITAMCLLTLAAVSASPLPAHAQRPDTATLRRLAEAVVDTGLKFDHIPSLSKPAYVNVPSASLSLNSDEQVFVARFPGGVRIYPQRIMVYHEVVNEEVDGILYSITYSPLSGSLVGYHGRAGRFETSFGVSGSMLNANSVLFDRATGSLWPQLYGIAVKGPLAGTGLDRFPLLWTTWQRAARAYPNAMVLSRSTGYNRRYGTDPYGSYSQRDSYYHNQHITYPVLHTDPRLHPKERIAALLADDLPIALPHSLVRRDGVVNFSAGVTPMVAVWDRNLDTVRVYEREVSGKTADFIAPDGKLLDAGTRTEWSYDGEALIGVLRGNSLRPVASMDSMWFAWAAFHPNTLIVPTP
- a CDS encoding FlgO family outer membrane protein, translated to MSGNSHRIFMAALLAATLAVPAQAQEPYVPQGHTPVMNAVDFGALSSGRAEQFDPVTAMRVSKTPETVMMDGMAVPMRSMRTIDSGIVVPDGNGGLIWREGARPEPDPSHVAARELKLKVRELADQLLSNIDRKFMKGVTAMPVSLVNQDDFEESSSFGRYMAEALFYEFNQRGFPVREYRGGDLVLRKGEGEFLLSRAQQQIYVDSGMTMFVAGTYYQDKQNVFVNVRMFRAADGMVLRTAQLVFPQSDVSRRMLANTGKRLEETYVGMNDYDMLTRAFDLTAFDLGEDFH
- a CDS encoding NAD(P)/FAD-dependent oxidoreductase, producing MEPEQDADPHVGEAAVYDVGIVGGGPAGATAALCAARRGLSVIVLEACPVPRRKLCGGLLSRKTMDIVKRLYNASAADLTEGGIINYSSAGYEIHFGGVLLCCDRYDYPFHFTERAVFDAWLLEKARKAGAAVRTGTPVRAVDIDAGVLTLAGGGTVRCRYIVGADGANSVVRKAFGVDRRQWSRGVASTVEVRIPRSEYPRRVEHPEVHVGPVPEGYGWVFPNRDAVVVGLGGRPAEGQNLARLFRDFLETLGVRDVSGMAFRGHPLPLGNPLASLTCGRGLLAGDAGGLVEPVFGEGIYFAIRSGEAAAQSVTEALHGGAPIHSGYAGALRRDVCAEIASSRRMQRLIFLLDRNGLNPLVKWGIRRGRRVLLDVIHGRRSFQFFRKLA
- a CDS encoding HAD family hydrolase; the protein is MKTCVQAMIFDFDGTLAHLTLDFGVMRQRAMHAARAVADRSARTAHPFASGMSPTLPADDGRPMLEWLETAHRHMARICPVTADNMLRNARQAIEDVEVDAAGKGALFPWTRAMLDALREDGIATAVITRNCRKAVLAVFPDVLDYCACLLTREDVPQVKPHPDHLLRALAHTGTPPERSLMVGDHPMDIATGKAGGTLTAGVASGSTPHGLLAAEQPDFMARDCMDLYQQLRGGTCPTIR